The genomic region CCCCTGGTCATTCAATCACGGTAAACCCCAACACCAACCTCAACCCCGCCGGCCACGTCGTGAACGTCAGCGGCACGGGGTTCGCTGCCAACCAAAGCGGGTTCATTACGCAATGCATCGTGCTAACGGGTAACCCCGACCCGGACTGCTCGAACAACATCGGCACGTTCACCACTAGTGGCGCCGGTGCGTTCGGCCCGATCCCAGTCACGGTCACGAACCCGTTCACCGGCGTGAACTTCGAGGGTCCCACCACCCGGACCTGCTCGGCCCAGGAGCCCTGCCACATCAACGCCACTCTCAGCAACGTTGGCGGTTTCGCTGACGAGCCCATCTCGTTCGCCACCAACGGCACGACTTCGACCACCACGACCACGGTGCCACCCACCACGTCGACGACCACTACGACCGTGCCGCCGACCACGTCGACGACGACCACCACGGTGCCGCCGACGACCTCCACCACGACGACCACGGTCCCGCCCACGACTTCGACGACGACCACGACCGTGCCGCCGACGACCTCCACCACGACGACCACGGTCCCGCCCACGACTTCGACGACGACCACGACCGTGCCGCCGACGACCTCCACCACGACGACCACGGTCCCGCCCACGACTTCGACGACGACCACGACCGTGCCACCCACCACCTCGACGACGGTCGGGCCCACTACCACCACGTCGACCACGGCCCCGGTCAGCCCTCTCTGTGGGCGGCTGCTGAGCCAGCGGGCAGCCATCAACGCCCAGATCAGCGCCATCCAGAACGGCTTGCCTCCCAGCCTGCCGCCCGACGTGCGGGCCCAGTACATCGCCCAGCTTGAGCAGATCCGAGACCGGGCCAACGCCCAGTTCGACTCGGCCCTGGCTGCCGCCGGCTGCCCGCCGGCCCCGACGAACGGCTGACCCCACCGGCCGGGTGAGCCGGCGACCTAGCGCCTCCGCGGTCAGAGTTCGCCTCGAACCTTTCCTGATCAGGCTCCGGCAGAGGCCGTAGACGGAACGGCGATCCAGGCCCCCGGAGCCGGGCACGTTCCTCGAACATCGCCGTCGCGACCGCTCACCGCCGACGGCCTCAGGTAACGAGCGATGCTCGGCGCCAGGCCCCCCACGACCTCGGCCCCCCTGGCCGCACCCCGGGCTAGCGGCCGACCGCAGCCCGGGCCACCCCGGCCCCGGTCCCACTCGCAGCCCGGCCCCCACCGCGCCTGCGCTGAGCTCCCCCCACACCCGGGCCACCGCGCCCCGCATGCCTGGTCCCACTGCACCCGGGCCCACCGCGCCAGCCCCGCAGCCCGGGCCAACCGCGCTAGCCCCGCAAGCCTGCCCCACTGCACCCGGCCCCCACCGCGTCTCCGCCTCGGCCCGGGCCAACCCGCAGCCCGGTCCCCCACCCCCGGCCCGGCACCCACCGCGCCTCCGCTGCGCTCCCCCGCACCTGCGCCTGCTCCGCGGCCCGGGCAGGCCCGGTCGCAACCCGTCCCGCGCCGCCCGCTTCCGGCCTGGCTCTCCTTCCGGGCACCTCGGGGCCGGTGCGCCCGACGAGATGGTCGTCAAGAAAGAGCGACGTGGGCGTTATGGCGCCCTCCCGCACGCGGGCCGCCGCGTCCCGGCCGCCGCGTCCTGGTCACCGCGGGGTGGTCATGGCGGGCCGGCCCCGGCGGCGCTCTGGCCAGGCGGTCCGGTGTTGTCGGGCCTCGGGCCGGCGGCCCACCGCAGCCCCGGGGCCCGCACGCGACGAGGGCCGGGCCCCGTTCATGGGGGGCCCGGCCCTGAAGTCGTGCGGAGCTGGTTAGTGGATGCAGTCGGCCCCGGGGTCGTTCTTGGTCTGGAACACGTTGTTGGCCCAGGTGTGGTCGGCGCAGAAGCGGTTGTTCTCGTTGAGGTCGAAGGCGGGGAAGCCGTCGGGGGCGACCCCGTTGCCGACCGAGATGTTGCGCTCCACCCGGTTGAGGCTGGGCAGGGTGAACGAGTCGGGGTCGAAGAAGTCCAAGATGATGCCGTGGCGGGCGTTGGCCGTCACCCGGTTGTTGCGCACGATCGTGCGCTGGGACCGGCCGAACACGTGGATGCCGTCGCCGGGGCGGACGTTGCCTAGCTTGCCGTTGCCGGTCACCACGTTGCCCTCGATGATGTTGTCCTTGGCCAAGGGGAACACGGCGATGCCGTCGAGGCCGTTGTCCTTGACGGTGTTGCCCACGATGCGGTTGCGGTCGGGCGACAGCGCGTTGCTGATGGTCTCGACCCGGATGCCGTCGTTCTCCTGGGTCTCGTCCCCACCGTGGCCCGAGCGGGACGTGACGGCGACGTTCTTCTGGGTGGTGTTGCCCTGGATCAGGTTGTCGTCGGCGTTGCCCAACAGGGTGATGCCGCTGTAGGGCCCGTTGTTCTCGGCCAGGTTGCTCAGCACGCGGTTGTGGGACGAGTTGAACACCAAGATCCCGTCGCCGAAGTCGGTGAAGGCTACGGGCGAGATGTCGCCGATGTTGTCGCGCACCACCATCTGCTGGACGGTGTTACGCGACCCGCCCTGGATGACCACACCGGCATCGAAGTCGGTCACCGTGCCGCCCCGGACGGTGACGCCCGTGCGGTTGAGCACGTACACACCGGCGCCGTCGTCGACCTCGGGCGTGCCGAAGATGCGGTAGCCGTTGAGGTTGATCACGATGTTGTCGGCCCCGACGATCAGCCCGTGGTCGGAGCACGGGCCGATGTCGCCGTGGAGGGTGGTGTGGGTGGTGACCGTGTCGCCACAGGCGAGGTGGGCACCGCTGGCCGGACTGACGAGGGTGGTGGAGCCGAGGACGAGCGCCAGCCCTGCCCCAACCGCGAGCTTCCGCCATCGATCGAGCATGTACCGCCCTTTCATAGAGAACGTCGGATAAGTGACTTCCTTAGCATCGGGCCAAGAACGAATCAATAGAGGTCCCTGGCACCTACCGGCCCGGACCGGCCGTCGTAGACCGGTCCGCCTCGCCCTCGATGCCCCCCGCCGGGCCGCCCGCGGGCCGGGGCCGGTGCTCGGCCAGCGGGGTGGTGGACGTGAGCTCGACCAGCTCACCCAGGGTGAGGGTCTCCCGGGCCAGCAGGGCCTCGGCCACCCGGTCGAGGGCTGGCCGGGAACGGGCCAGCAGGTCCGCGGCCCGGGCGCGAGCGCCCTCGACCACCGCCATGGCCTCTTCGTCGAACCGCCGGCGGACCTCGTCCGACGGGGCCCACCCGCCGGCGTGGTCACCGGCATGGTCGCCGGTGGCCAGGACGGACGCCCCCAGGCCCCCCTGGCCCATGCCCAGCTCGGACACCATGCGCCGGGCCAGGCGCCCCACCCGGGCCAGGTCGGTGGAACCGGCCGAGGACGGTTCGCCGAAGACCAGGTCCTCGGCCAGCCAGCCGCCAAGGCCCACGACCATCTCGTCGGCCAGCTCCGAGCGCGACTCCAGCACCCGGTCGTGGCCCGCGGCGAACACGCAGCGCCCCAAGGTGGCCCCCCGGGGCACGATCGTCAGCTTGTGGGGCACATGGGCCGTGCCCTTGAGGGCCAGTGCGAGCACGGCGTGGCCGGCCTCGTGCCAAGCCACCCGGCGCCGCTCGCCGTCGGTGAGC from Actinomycetota bacterium harbors:
- a CDS encoding right-handed parallel beta-helix repeat-containing protein — encoded protein: MLDRWRKLAVGAGLALVLGSTTLVSPASGAHLACGDTVTTHTTLHGDIGPCSDHGLIVGADNIVINLNGYRIFGTPEVDDGAGVYVLNRTGVTVRGGTVTDFDAGVVIQGGSRNTVQQMVVRDNIGDISPVAFTDFGDGILVFNSSHNRVLSNLAENNGPYSGITLLGNADDNLIQGNTTQKNVAVTSRSGHGGDETQENDGIRVETISNALSPDRNRIVGNTVKDNGLDGIAVFPLAKDNIIEGNVVTGNGKLGNVRPGDGIHVFGRSQRTIVRNNRVTANARHGIILDFFDPDSFTLPSLNRVERNISVGNGVAPDGFPAFDLNENNRFCADHTWANNVFQTKNDPGADCIH